A window of Exiguobacterium sp. FSL W8-0210 contains these coding sequences:
- a CDS encoding sensor histidine kinase gives MTNEMRERLSLNDIVQNIIGVVEESREEIVRITESSREQYAEIQQELRDLKIRVHDYIKEAERLERHIKDAKARLVVVSKNFDSYSEQDVRSAYETANALQLESFINQRDEMNCRKRRDELERRLIQLDETIERADQLIGRVSVVLNFLTDDMQMMNEKYEKAMQKQEMGLKVFQSAENERRRLSRDMHDGPAQTLAHVLIRADLIEKIHQHNGAEAAFEEIHRLRTLIRDGLADIRRIIYDLRPMTLDDLGFVPTLERYLRHIQEISNIPVHFNYLGGGERIDSTYEVAVFRIVQEAVQNAVKHSKASDIRIIIEQYQHSVRIHVNDNGVGFDFDSIVASCDESFGLVGMRERIELIDGEFDIETQPGKGTVIKVKIPIEESEARGETL, from the coding sequence ATGACGAATGAGATGAGGGAGCGGCTATCCTTGAATGATATCGTACAGAACATCATCGGCGTCGTAGAAGAGAGTCGGGAAGAAATCGTCCGGATCACGGAAAGTTCTCGCGAACAATATGCCGAAATCCAGCAAGAACTGCGCGACCTGAAGATTCGGGTGCACGACTATATAAAAGAAGCAGAACGACTCGAACGCCATATCAAGGATGCGAAGGCGCGACTCGTCGTCGTCAGTAAGAACTTCGACAGCTACTCGGAACAGGATGTCCGGTCGGCCTATGAGACAGCGAACGCGTTGCAACTCGAATCGTTCATCAATCAACGAGACGAGATGAATTGCCGAAAGCGTCGCGATGAGCTCGAACGCCGACTGATTCAGCTCGATGAGACGATTGAACGAGCAGATCAATTGATTGGACGCGTCTCGGTCGTCTTGAACTTCTTGACGGACGATATGCAGATGATGAATGAAAAATATGAAAAGGCGATGCAAAAACAGGAGATGGGTCTAAAAGTCTTCCAGTCCGCCGAAAATGAACGGCGCCGCTTGTCGCGCGACATGCATGATGGTCCGGCGCAGACGCTTGCCCACGTCTTGATCCGGGCGGATTTGATTGAAAAGATTCACCAGCACAATGGGGCAGAGGCAGCTTTTGAAGAGATTCACCGTTTGCGGACGTTGATTCGGGATGGACTTGCCGATATTCGTCGCATCATATACGATTTACGCCCGATGACGCTTGACGATCTCGGATTCGTTCCGACGCTTGAACGCTATCTTCGTCATATTCAAGAAATTTCGAATATTCCGGTCCACTTCAATTATCTAGGAGGCGGTGAACGGATCGATTCGACGTATGAAGTTGCCGTCTTCCGAATCGTCCAAGAAGCCGTCCAAAATGCAGTTAAGCATTCCAAAGCGAGTGACATTCGTATTATCATAGAACAATATCAACATTCCGTACGAATCCATGTGAATGATAATGGCGTTGGATTTGATTTCGATTCCATCGTCGCATCGTGCGACGAGTCATTCGGACTCGTTGGTATGCGTGAACGGATCGAATTGATCGATGGTGAATTCGATATCGAGACGCAGCCCGGAAAAGGTACGGTCATCAAGGTCAAGATTCCAATCGAGGAATCCGAAGCGAGAGGGGAAACACTGTGA
- a CDS encoding YigZ family protein, with protein MTLSNYYTVKENGFHEIIIQKSRFITYLARATTEEQAQAFISELKKKHHDANHNCSAYVIGERNEIQKANDDGEPSGTAGVPMLEVLKKRDLRDTVVVVTRYFGGIKLGGGGLIRAYGSSVSEALNAVGVVERIEHTVVSVNVDYTWLGKLENELRASVHPIDQIHYLDQVQIDVLVKTADVPDFLDWMTNMTNGQANLSSGSTRYLERDIIF; from the coding sequence ATGACATTATCTAATTATTATACAGTAAAAGAAAACGGTTTCCACGAAATCATTATCCAAAAGTCACGATTCATCACTTATTTAGCTCGCGCAACGACGGAAGAACAAGCCCAGGCGTTCATTTCCGAGTTGAAAAAAAAACATCACGATGCGAACCATAACTGCTCTGCCTACGTCATCGGTGAGCGTAATGAGATTCAAAAAGCGAATGATGACGGTGAACCAAGTGGAACGGCTGGTGTTCCGATGCTTGAAGTATTGAAGAAGCGTGACTTGCGCGATACGGTCGTCGTCGTGACACGGTATTTCGGCGGCATCAAGCTCGGTGGTGGTGGATTGATTCGCGCGTATGGTTCGAGTGTCTCTGAAGCACTGAACGCAGTCGGTGTCGTCGAACGGATCGAACATACCGTTGTTTCCGTCAACGTCGACTATACATGGCTTGGAAAGCTCGAGAACGAACTACGGGCAAGCGTCCATCCGATTGATCAGATTCATTACCTCGATCAAGTCCAGATCGACGTCCTCGTCAAGACAGCCGATGTTCCCGATTTTCTCGACTGGATGACGAACATGACGAACGGTCAAGCCAATTTGTCAAGCGGCTCTACTCGTTACCTCGAACGTGACATTATTTTCTGA
- a CDS encoding LCP family protein translates to MISFLVVLVGGGATFAYVAYKTFQTANDANVDLARGDKSEKREAAIDLTKDHFSVLLVGTDERPGDTSSRADTMIVATFNKDDQTVDMVSIPRDSLVEIPSVGYEDKINHSYAFGGIDSTIETVETLLDIPIDYYASINFNGVVAIVDALGGIDVDVKLPIDTLDSSDKRNGVKLEPGQQTLNGEEALAYARMRYQDPEGDIGRTKRQQQIVEAIVDQSTSFGSITKLNTLMDAMGDNFRTNMSLTEAFQLQPFIKKIGSINRIDLKGTDTKINGVYYYQLDQTSLADAKTTLKEQLNLPIDETTDSITSEAADDSFTPSN, encoded by the coding sequence GTGATCAGTTTTCTGGTCGTGCTCGTGGGTGGAGGTGCTACCTTCGCTTACGTCGCGTATAAGACGTTCCAGACTGCAAACGATGCAAACGTCGATTTAGCGCGCGGTGACAAGTCCGAGAAACGAGAAGCAGCCATTGATTTGACGAAAGATCACTTTTCCGTTCTGCTCGTCGGAACGGATGAACGACCTGGTGATACCTCATCCCGTGCTGATACGATGATCGTCGCAACATTCAACAAGGACGATCAGACCGTTGATATGGTCAGCATTCCCCGTGATTCACTCGTCGAGATTCCTTCTGTCGGTTACGAGGATAAAATCAACCACTCTTATGCCTTTGGGGGCATCGATTCAACGATTGAAACGGTCGAGACGTTGCTCGATATTCCAATCGATTATTATGCATCGATCAACTTCAATGGTGTCGTCGCGATCGTCGACGCATTGGGCGGCATCGATGTCGACGTCAAGTTACCAATCGATACACTCGACTCATCCGATAAGCGCAATGGCGTTAAATTGGAACCGGGTCAACAGACGTTGAACGGAGAGGAAGCACTCGCCTATGCCCGAATGCGTTATCAAGATCCTGAAGGAGATATTGGTCGGACAAAACGTCAACAACAGATCGTCGAAGCCATCGTTGATCAGTCGACATCGTTCGGTTCAATCACCAAATTAAATACCCTGATGGACGCGATGGGAGACAATTTCCGGACGAACATGTCGTTGACGGAAGCGTTCCAACTGCAACCGTTCATCAAAAAAATCGGTTCCATCAACCGGATCGATCTTAAAGGAACGGACACGAAAATTAACGGGGTCTATTACTACCAGCTTGATCAAACTTCATTGGCTGACGCGAAGACGACATTGAAGGAACAACTCAATTTGCCAATCGATGAGACGACAGACAGCATCACGTCGGAGGCTGCAGATGATTCGTTCACTCCAAGCAACTGA
- a CDS encoding GNAT family N-acetyltransferase — protein MIRSLQATDHASLLEVQRRAYQIEAALLNATDFPPLRETIDEIDVEAPIGFVYVIDDDIVGAVTIADGTITRLVVDPAYFRQGIAQSLLHHVIKRHQSRHVMTGARNLPALSLYTRFGFSEVQREWRSGIELVFLMRT, from the coding sequence ATGATTCGTTCACTCCAAGCAACTGATCATGCGTCACTGCTGGAAGTACAACGTCGCGCTTATCAGATAGAAGCCGCATTACTCAATGCGACTGATTTCCCGCCCTTACGCGAAACGATCGATGAGATCGACGTTGAAGCGCCGATCGGTTTCGTTTACGTCATTGATGACGACATTGTTGGTGCTGTCACGATTGCTGATGGAACGATCACTCGACTCGTCGTTGATCCGGCATACTTCCGTCAAGGAATTGCACAGTCCTTACTGCATCACGTGATAAAGCGACATCAGTCCAGACATGTCATGACCGGTGCACGTAATCTGCCAGCGCTTTCGCTCTATACTCGTTTCGGCTTTTCAGAAGTCCAGCGCGAGTGGCGTAGTGGGATCGAACTTGTCTTTTTGATGCGCACCTGA
- the chrA gene encoding chromate efflux transporter, with protein MHRLIEIFLVSFKLGLTSFGGPVAHLGYFYEEYVKRKKWIDEKAYADLVALCQFLPGPASSQVGMGIGLIRGGVAGAIISFVGFTLPSSIALILFAILATQFDVAEAGFIHGLKLVAVAIVADAVLGMGMKLATGVKRMTLMLLALAGVLLIAHPLAQVGVLLLAGLLAFFWFKEETETGGSLSIRVPRLLSITALVLFFVLLAVTPFLAQSATGTVQLTSIMYSAGALVFGGGHVVLPFLEQTLVPGLMNTDTFLAGYAAAQAVPGPLFTFATYLGTIVSGVSSGLLATLAIFLPGFLLVIGVLPYWDRIRKNQAVGRMLIGVNAAVVGILLAALYDPIFTSSIKSGLDFLIAFGLFCLLRFYKQSPLRIVLIGAALGFLFF; from the coding sequence ATGCATCGTTTAATTGAAATCTTTCTTGTATCATTTAAGCTCGGATTGACATCATTCGGCGGTCCGGTCGCCCATCTCGGATATTTTTATGAAGAATATGTCAAACGGAAAAAATGGATTGATGAGAAAGCCTATGCTGACTTAGTTGCACTCTGTCAATTCCTACCGGGTCCCGCTTCGAGTCAGGTCGGAATGGGAATCGGTCTGATCCGTGGAGGCGTAGCAGGGGCGATCATTTCCTTCGTCGGCTTCACGTTGCCGTCGAGTATCGCTTTGATTCTATTCGCGATTCTTGCGACACAATTCGATGTTGCGGAAGCCGGATTCATTCATGGTTTGAAACTCGTCGCGGTCGCAATCGTTGCTGACGCTGTCCTTGGCATGGGAATGAAACTTGCGACAGGAGTCAAACGGATGACGTTGATGCTACTAGCGCTAGCAGGCGTACTCTTGATCGCACATCCATTAGCGCAAGTCGGTGTCTTGTTGCTCGCAGGTCTTCTTGCGTTCTTCTGGTTCAAAGAAGAGACGGAGACGGGTGGATCCTTGTCGATTCGCGTACCACGCCTACTTAGCATCACAGCACTCGTCTTATTCTTCGTCTTACTTGCCGTCACACCGTTTCTCGCGCAATCTGCGACGGGAACCGTCCAACTGACGAGTATCATGTACAGTGCTGGTGCCCTCGTTTTTGGTGGCGGACATGTCGTCTTGCCTTTCCTTGAGCAGACACTCGTACCTGGGCTGATGAACACGGATACGTTCCTTGCTGGTTACGCCGCTGCACAGGCGGTACCGGGACCACTCTTTACGTTCGCAACGTATCTCGGTACGATCGTCTCTGGTGTATCCAGCGGTCTTCTTGCGACGCTCGCGATCTTCCTGCCAGGATTCCTACTCGTCATCGGTGTTTTACCGTACTGGGATCGTATTCGGAAGAATCAAGCAGTCGGACGCATGTTGATCGGCGTCAATGCTGCCGTCGTCGGTATCTTGCTTGCCGCTCTTTATGATCCAATCTTTACGTCAAGCATCAAGAGTGGTCTTGATTTCTTGATTGCCTTCGGTTTGTTCTGTTTACTTCGTTTTTATAAACAGTCGCCGTTACGAATCGTGTTAATCGGAGCCGCTCTCGGATTCCTTTTCTTCTAA